One segment of Pseudomonadota bacterium DNA contains the following:
- the greA gene encoding transcription elongation factor GreA yields the protein MPEPQKEITLTREGFKKLEARLEHLKTHQRREVADRIRQAKEFGEIGENSEYEDAKAEQAFVDGEINNLENMLRNAKILDDSDIHTDVVSVGSVVQLKDLDAGEDLEFQIVGTNEADPSATPIGRISDESPLGAALQGQKKGTVVEVKVPDGLIVKYKVVKITKEAKEHAKVSRRK from the coding sequence CTGACCCGAGAGGGCTTCAAGAAGCTCGAAGCACGTCTCGAGCACTTGAAGACCCACCAGCGTCGCGAGGTCGCTGATCGCATCCGCCAGGCCAAGGAGTTCGGCGAGATCGGGGAGAACAGCGAGTACGAAGACGCCAAGGCAGAGCAGGCGTTCGTCGACGGCGAGATCAACAACCTCGAGAACATGCTTCGCAATGCGAAGATCCTCGACGATTCCGACATCCACACCGATGTGGTGAGCGTGGGCAGCGTGGTGCAGCTCAAGGACCTCGATGCCGGAGAAGACCTCGAGTTCCAGATCGTGGGCACCAACGAGGCCGACCCTTCGGCCACGCCCATCGGCCGGATCTCCGACGAGTCGCCGCTCGGCGCCGCCCTTCAGGGCCAGAAGAAGGGGACCGTCGTCGAGGTCAAGGTCCCGGACGGCCTCATCGTCAAGTACAAGGTGGTCAAGATCACCAAGGAGGCCAAGGAGCACGCGAAGGTATCGCGCCGCAAGTGA